One window of Thermocoleostomius sinensis A174 genomic DNA carries:
- the mfd gene encoding transcription-repair coupling factor — translation MAFSSITRALGRLPLTTELLSKLDQQHCLQLNGISRLPKGLVASALAQAQKRPLLVVTATLEEAGRWAAQLEAMGWATLHFYPTSEASPYEPFDSESEMTWGQLQVLADLTKEKGETIADKPDADATNLRPSTFAIVTTARALQPHLPPVEAFRPYCLTLQRGMELDLEDLSQQLAHLGYDRVPLVEMEGQWSRRGDIIDVFPVASELPVRLELFGDELDQIREFDPSTQRSLDNVDRLLLTATDFRPLILQGLRATGTLESLGSLLTPEELEQLQAGTPLEGMRRFLGLAFDRPVSLLDYLPSDTLVAIDEPEQCRAHSDRWFEYAEEQWQELGNREPGVGSREEQTPNSQPSIPPIHRSFTESLTALEQFDRLYLSELAEEGNGLNLSSRPVPAIPHQFARLAETLRQERDRGFSIWLVSAQPSRSVALLQEHDCPAQFVPNPRDYPAIDKLQAQRTPVAVKYSGLAELEGFILPTFRVVVVTDREFFGQHTLATPTYVRKRRQAASKQVDPNKLELGDYVVHRNHGVGRFLKLESLTINNETREYLVLQYADGLLRVAADQLNALSRYRGTGSEAPELNKMSGKAWEKAKSKVRKAIKKVAFDLLQLYAQRAQQQGFAYPIDTPWQQEMEDSFPYQPTPDQLKAIQDVKRDMESPRPMDRLVCGDVGFGKTEVAIRAIFKAITAGKQVALLAPTTILTQQHYHTLKERFAPYPIQVGLLNRFRTAEERKEIQQRLATGELDVVVGTHQLLGKGVQFKDLGLLVVDEEQRFGVNQKEKIKTLKTQVDVLTLSATPIPRTLYMSLSGVREMSLITTPPPSRRPIKTHLAPYDGEVVRTAIRQELDRGGQIFYVVPRVEGIEETAGRIREMVPSARIAIAHGQMQEGELEATMLTFSNGDADILVCTTIIESGLDIPRVNTILIEDAQKFGLSQLYQLRGRVGRAGIQAHAWLFFPKQNQLTEQARQRLRAIQEFTQLGSGYQLAVRDMEIRGVGNLLGAEQSGQMNAIGFDLYMEMLEEAIKEIRGQEIPQVDDTQIDLNLTAFIPADYIPDLDQKMSAYRAVASAHSQRELTQIAADWNDRYGAIPPAAQQLLRIMELKQIAKSLGFSRIKPDGKQHVVLETPMEEPAWNLLKDNLPDHLKTRFVYTPGKVTVRGLGVLKADQQLENLIDYLKRMTGAIPQPVAIG, via the coding sequence ATGGCCTTCTCCTCCATCACTCGTGCCTTGGGACGCTTGCCCCTCACGACCGAACTGTTGTCCAAACTTGACCAACAGCATTGCTTGCAGCTAAACGGCATCTCTCGTTTGCCCAAGGGACTGGTGGCATCTGCCTTAGCCCAAGCCCAAAAGCGGCCTTTGCTGGTTGTCACGGCCACACTCGAGGAAGCCGGACGCTGGGCGGCCCAATTAGAAGCGATGGGTTGGGCAACGTTGCATTTTTATCCCACTTCGGAGGCGTCCCCCTACGAACCGTTTGACTCGGAATCGGAAATGACTTGGGGACAACTACAAGTCCTGGCTGATTTAACCAAGGAGAAAGGCGAAACAATAGCAGATAAACCTGACGCTGATGCTACAAACCTCCGACCCTCGACCTTTGCCATTGTCACCACGGCCCGAGCGCTGCAACCGCATTTACCACCCGTGGAGGCGTTTCGTCCCTACTGCTTAACCTTGCAGCGGGGCATGGAACTGGATCTGGAAGATTTGAGTCAGCAATTGGCGCACTTGGGCTATGATCGCGTGCCGTTGGTGGAAATGGAGGGACAGTGGAGTCGTCGCGGAGACATCATTGATGTGTTTCCGGTGGCGTCTGAGTTGCCAGTGCGCTTGGAACTATTTGGTGATGAACTCGATCAAATCCGCGAGTTTGATCCGTCCACCCAACGATCGCTCGATAACGTCGATCGGCTGCTACTAACGGCCACCGATTTTCGTCCCCTGATTCTGCAAGGGCTAAGGGCAACGGGAACACTCGAATCTCTAGGGTCTCTACTCACTCCCGAAGAGCTAGAGCAATTGCAGGCAGGCACGCCGTTGGAGGGAATGCGGCGATTTTTAGGTTTAGCGTTTGATCGTCCTGTCTCTCTGTTGGACTACCTGCCGAGCGACACACTCGTTGCCATTGACGAACCCGAACAATGCCGCGCTCACAGCGATCGGTGGTTTGAATATGCTGAAGAACAATGGCAGGAATTGGGAAATCGGGAGCCGGGAGTCGGGAGTCGAGAAGAGCAAACTCCTAACTCCCAACCCTCAATCCCCCCTATCCATCGATCGTTTACCGAATCGTTAACTGCTCTCGAACAGTTCGATCGCCTTTATTTATCGGAATTGGCGGAGGAGGGCAATGGGTTAAATCTGTCGAGTCGTCCAGTTCCGGCGATTCCACATCAGTTTGCTAGGTTGGCAGAAACGCTGCGGCAAGAGCGCGATCGAGGCTTTTCAATTTGGTTGGTGTCGGCGCAACCGTCTCGATCGGTGGCGTTGCTGCAAGAACACGACTGTCCGGCTCAGTTTGTACCAAATCCTCGCGATTATCCGGCGATTGATAAGTTGCAAGCTCAGCGGACGCCCGTGGCGGTGAAATATTCAGGACTAGCGGAACTAGAAGGCTTCATTCTGCCGACGTTTCGCGTGGTGGTTGTCACCGATCGCGAGTTTTTTGGTCAGCATACCTTGGCGACACCCACTTATGTTCGCAAGCGACGGCAAGCCGCCTCGAAGCAAGTTGACCCCAATAAGCTAGAACTGGGCGATTATGTGGTGCATCGCAATCACGGGGTGGGGCGATTTTTGAAGCTGGAAAGTCTAACGATTAACAATGAAACCCGCGAATATTTGGTGCTGCAATATGCAGATGGCTTGCTGCGGGTGGCGGCCGATCAGTTGAATGCGCTATCGCGCTATCGCGGTACGGGTAGTGAGGCGCCCGAACTAAATAAAATGTCGGGGAAAGCATGGGAAAAAGCCAAGAGCAAAGTTCGCAAAGCCATCAAAAAAGTAGCGTTTGATCTGCTCCAACTTTATGCCCAACGGGCGCAACAGCAAGGCTTTGCTTACCCGATCGATACTCCGTGGCAGCAAGAAATGGAGGATTCGTTTCCCTATCAGCCGACCCCAGATCAACTGAAGGCAATTCAGGACGTGAAGCGCGATATGGAAAGCCCGCGTCCAATGGATCGACTAGTGTGCGGCGATGTAGGGTTTGGCAAAACCGAAGTGGCAATCCGCGCCATTTTCAAGGCAATTACGGCTGGCAAGCAGGTGGCGCTGCTGGCTCCTACCACCATTCTGACACAGCAGCACTATCACACCCTCAAAGAACGGTTTGCCCCCTATCCCATTCAAGTAGGCTTACTGAATCGCTTCCGCACGGCTGAAGAACGCAAAGAGATTCAACAACGGCTGGCGACTGGGGAATTAGATGTGGTGGTGGGCACGCATCAATTGTTGGGTAAAGGTGTGCAATTTAAAGATCTGGGTTTGCTGGTAGTAGATGAAGAACAGCGGTTTGGTGTTAACCAGAAAGAAAAGATTAAAACACTGAAAACTCAGGTAGACGTGCTGACCCTTAGCGCTACGCCGATTCCGCGCACGCTGTATATGTCGCTGTCGGGGGTACGAGAGATGAGTTTGATTACCACACCACCGCCGTCTCGTCGCCCAATTAAAACCCATCTGGCTCCCTATGATGGGGAAGTGGTGCGCACCGCCATTCGGCAGGAACTCGATCGCGGTGGGCAAATCTTCTATGTTGTGCCGCGTGTGGAAGGCATTGAAGAAACAGCGGGTCGTATTCGTGAAATGGTTCCCAGTGCTCGCATTGCCATCGCCCATGGTCAGATGCAAGAAGGCGAACTGGAAGCGACCATGCTCACCTTCAGCAATGGCGACGCCGATATTTTGGTTTGCACTACCATCATCGAATCGGGGTTAGACATTCCCCGCGTCAACACAATCCTGATTGAAGACGCCCAAAAGTTTGGTTTGTCGCAGTTGTATCAATTGCGCGGGCGGGTTGGGCGGGCTGGCATTCAGGCTCACGCATGGCTATTTTTCCCGAAGCAAAACCAACTCACCGAGCAAGCTCGACAGCGGTTACGAGCAATTCAAGAGTTTACGCAACTGGGGTCAGGCTATCAACTAGCCGTGCGCGACATGGAAATTCGTGGTGTCGGCAATTTGCTAGGAGCGGAACAATCCGGGCAGATGAACGCGATCGGCTTTGATTTATACATGGAAATGTTGGAAGAAGCGATCAAAGAAATTCGCGGACAGGAAATTCCCCAAGTTGATGATACCCAGATCGATCTCAACTTGACGGCCTTTATTCCCGCGGATTACATTCCCGATCTCGACCAAAAAATGAGTGCCTACCGCGCCGTCGCTTCCGCCCATTCCCAGCGAGAACTGACCCAAATTGCTGCTGATTGGAACGATCGCTATGGAGCCATTCCACCCGCCGCGCAACAACTATTGCGAATTATGGAACTGAAGCAAATTGCCAAGTCCCTTGGGTTTAGTCGAATCAAACCAGACGGCAAGCAGCATGTGGTTCTAGAAACACCCATGGAGGAACCCGCCTGGAACCTGCTGAAAGATAACCTGCCAGACCACCTGAAAACCCGCTTTGTTTATACCCCTGGTAAAGTTACCGTGCGCGGCTTGGGCGTGCTGAAAGCTGATCAACAACTGGAAAACCTAATCGATTACCTCAAACGGATGACCGGCGCTATTCCACAACCTGTGGCGATCGGCTAG
- a CDS encoding hemolysin family protein, whose protein sequence is MSSQIVIILLLILANGLFAMSEMAVVSARKARLQELAAQGNTNARTALSLAESPNRFLATVQIGITMIGTLAGAFGGATLSEPLAAHIAQIPGLQPYSETIAFGTVVVLITYLSLILGELVPKRLALNNPERIAAFVAAPMLCISGITGPIVSLLSISTEFVLKLLRVNPHTNEPLVTEEEIKILLRQGAKAGAFEAAEQNMVERVFHLGDQQANALMTPRPDICWLDLNDPMEVNRQKMIDSHHSRFPVCQETLDNVLGVVHVSDVLNRSLLGEPIDLTAMLRQPLLIPESTRALKILELFKQSGTHIAFVVDEYGVIQGLVTLNDVMEVIIGDVSFVDQPQEADVIQREDGSWLLDGMLSINEIKEVLDLEHLPGEARGNFQTLGGFMITNLGRIPKSSDHFVWDGFRFEVMDMDGNRVDKVLVVPPEMGKQGTKDEE, encoded by the coding sequence ATGTCTTCTCAAATTGTGATCATTTTGCTGCTCATTTTGGCCAATGGGCTGTTTGCGATGTCGGAGATGGCAGTTGTGTCGGCACGCAAAGCTCGACTTCAGGAACTAGCGGCTCAAGGCAACACCAACGCTCGCACCGCCTTGAGTTTGGCCGAGTCGCCCAATCGGTTTTTGGCGACAGTGCAAATTGGCATCACTATGATTGGAACCCTAGCTGGCGCCTTTGGAGGAGCCACCTTATCTGAACCATTAGCCGCCCATATTGCTCAAATTCCCGGCTTGCAACCTTATAGTGAAACGATCGCCTTTGGAACTGTTGTAGTGCTCATTACCTACCTTTCGCTGATTCTGGGCGAACTGGTTCCCAAACGGCTAGCTCTGAATAATCCCGAACGAATTGCTGCATTTGTGGCGGCTCCGATGCTATGTATATCGGGCATTACTGGGCCGATCGTATCCTTATTGAGCATTTCAACCGAGTTCGTTTTAAAGCTGCTGCGCGTCAATCCTCATACTAACGAACCCCTGGTTACGGAGGAAGAAATCAAGATTCTGCTGCGCCAAGGAGCCAAAGCTGGGGCCTTTGAGGCAGCCGAGCAAAACATGGTAGAGCGGGTGTTTCACCTAGGAGACCAACAGGCTAACGCCTTGATGACCCCCCGCCCCGATATTTGCTGGCTCGATCTCAACGATCCAATGGAAGTCAATCGACAAAAAATGATCGATAGTCACCATAGCCGCTTTCCAGTCTGTCAAGAAACACTCGACAATGTACTGGGGGTGGTTCATGTCAGCGATGTGCTCAACCGCAGCCTGTTGGGAGAACCGATCGATCTTACGGCTATGCTGCGCCAACCCTTGTTAATTCCTGAAAGCACCCGCGCCCTGAAAATCCTAGAGCTATTTAAGCAATCCGGCACTCATATTGCCTTTGTGGTAGACGAGTATGGTGTGATTCAAGGACTCGTCACTCTTAATGATGTGATGGAAGTGATTATTGGTGATGTCTCATTTGTCGATCAGCCCCAGGAGGCCGATGTTATCCAGCGTGAAGACGGGTCGTGGCTCCTCGATGGCATGTTGTCAATTAACGAAATTAAAGAGGTTTTGGACTTAGAACACTTGCCCGGAGAAGCCCGGGGTAATTTCCAAACCTTGGGTGGTTTTATGATCACAAACCTTGGTCGTATTCCCAAATCCTCTGATCATTTTGTTTGGGATGGATTTCGCTTTGAAGTCATGGATATGGACGGCAACCGAGTCGATAAAGTGTTGGTTGTGCCGCCAGAAATGGGCAAGCAAGGAACCAAGGATGAAGAATGA
- a CDS encoding cation:proton antiporter domain-containing protein, producing MGSLSELTLPIQDPVLIFGICMTAILVVPLLLERIRLPGIIGPILAGVLLGPSVLNVLERGQALELLGAVGLLYIMFLAGLEIDMGQFLKHRNRSLVFGSITFLIPQVLGTIIFRYLLGFDWAAAILIASMFASHTLVPYPIISRLGILKNNAVVTTVGGTIFTDTIALLILVVIARSVQGELNAMFWFSLTLSMIIYVAAILYFLPRLTRWFFRNVGDGGRSEFLFVVAIVFLCAFAAKAVGTEAILGAFLAGLTLNRSIPERSRLMSRIQFFGDTFVIPFFLLFIGLLVDVSVLLSGAQAWIVMIAMLSTNVGTKFIAAKLTQRIYNYTNPEMWVMFGLSTCEAAATLAAALVGYELNIIGDDVLNGVVLMIFATCVLGPSIVERFGREIAKQEQERPYEPREAPQRILVPLANPATSETLIDIAAMLRDRGSEEMVFPLTVVAERHDSNTESNVAGAERLLAHAVVHAAEINLPINPVTRVAANPASGIVDAATERRISDIVIGWNGVRSTPQRIFGGVIDQMLEQANQQILVCRLTHPISTFRRVVAILPALSDHNPSFYDAVRTLKHLTAQVGEELQVVVVDDDLDRYKHHFDAVKIDVKTNLIKTNWRELKGTLSTTITDTDLVILVSARQKTVAYTGELKRLPRELADLQLSFIVLYPSEREVTSYRPLKPHGLPEILAEERVLLDLATPSYEKTVEALLSTAIPKEDKRHWSVLKALVYDDVGYASEVLPGVIISHARVRELKETMMFLGTHPEGVRHEGSNQPIHVIVLLLSPDQVSTPDHLAQLSEVARYFSHAEDKDFATLAGYRSIEELRQWFNRRDAAAPGTSVQSF from the coding sequence ATGGGGTCTCTATCTGAGTTGACGCTGCCGATTCAAGATCCCGTTCTTATTTTTGGGATTTGCATGACGGCTATTTTGGTCGTGCCATTGCTACTGGAGCGTATTCGTCTTCCTGGCATTATTGGTCCCATTCTGGCAGGAGTATTATTAGGTCCCAGTGTATTAAACGTTTTAGAGAGAGGACAAGCGCTGGAACTGTTAGGGGCGGTTGGGCTGCTATACATCATGTTTCTGGCGGGTTTAGAAATTGACATGGGTCAGTTTCTGAAACACCGCAATCGCAGTTTAGTGTTCGGCAGTATCACCTTTCTCATTCCCCAAGTGCTAGGAACAATCATTTTTCGATATCTGCTTGGGTTTGATTGGGCCGCCGCAATTTTGATTGCTAGCATGTTTGCTTCACATACGCTGGTTCCCTATCCAATTATCAGCCGATTGGGAATTTTGAAGAATAATGCGGTTGTAACAACGGTTGGAGGAACCATCTTTACCGATACGATCGCACTGCTGATTTTGGTTGTGATTGCGCGATCGGTGCAGGGCGAACTCAATGCCATGTTTTGGTTCAGCCTTACCCTGTCGATGATCATTTACGTTGCAGCAATTCTTTATTTTTTGCCACGACTGACGCGCTGGTTTTTTCGCAATGTCGGTGATGGAGGACGCAGTGAATTTCTGTTTGTTGTTGCCATTGTGTTTCTGTGTGCCTTTGCGGCGAAAGCCGTTGGTACGGAGGCTATCCTGGGCGCATTTTTGGCTGGACTCACATTAAATCGATCGATTCCTGAACGTAGTCGCTTAATGAGCCGCATTCAGTTCTTTGGCGATACGTTTGTTATTCCCTTTTTCCTACTATTTATTGGTCTATTAGTGGATGTTTCTGTGCTTTTAAGTGGAGCACAAGCTTGGATTGTCATGATTGCCATGCTCTCCACGAACGTTGGCACAAAGTTTATCGCGGCCAAATTAACTCAGCGCATTTATAACTACACCAATCCCGAAATGTGGGTCATGTTTGGCTTATCCACCTGTGAAGCCGCCGCTACATTGGCTGCTGCCTTGGTTGGATATGAGTTGAACATTATTGGTGACGATGTGTTGAACGGGGTTGTGTTGATGATCTTTGCCACCTGTGTGCTTGGCCCGTCGATCGTAGAACGATTTGGGCGAGAAATTGCCAAGCAAGAACAAGAGCGACCCTATGAACCGCGCGAGGCCCCACAGCGAATTTTGGTTCCCTTGGCGAATCCGGCTACGTCAGAAACGCTGATTGATATTGCTGCCATGTTACGCGATCGAGGGTCTGAAGAAATGGTGTTTCCCTTAACAGTAGTAGCTGAGCGGCACGACTCTAACACTGAAAGTAATGTGGCAGGGGCAGAGCGGTTATTAGCTCATGCCGTGGTTCATGCCGCCGAGATTAATTTGCCAATTAATCCAGTGACTCGTGTGGCAGCCAATCCGGCTTCTGGAATTGTCGATGCTGCGACAGAACGCCGCATCAGTGATATTGTGATTGGCTGGAACGGTGTTCGGTCTACTCCACAGCGAATTTTTGGCGGCGTAATTGACCAGATGTTAGAGCAGGCGAATCAACAAATTTTAGTTTGTCGCTTAACTCATCCCATCAGTACCTTTAGGCGTGTTGTGGCTATTCTACCCGCCTTGAGTGATCACAATCCCAGCTTTTACGACGCTGTACGTACCCTGAAACATCTCACCGCTCAAGTTGGTGAAGAATTACAAGTGGTAGTAGTTGATGATGATCTCGATCGCTATAAACACCATTTCGATGCAGTCAAGATCGATGTCAAAACGAATCTCATTAAAACTAACTGGCGCGAGCTAAAAGGAACCCTATCAACCACCATTACAGATACCGATCTAGTCATCTTAGTAAGCGCGCGTCAGAAAACAGTTGCGTATACAGGCGAACTGAAGCGTCTGCCTAGAGAACTGGCCGATCTGCAACTGAGCTTCATTGTGCTCTATCCGTCCGAGCGCGAAGTTACAAGCTACAGACCGCTGAAACCGCATGGATTACCGGAAATCTTAGCAGAAGAGCGGGTTTTGCTAGATCTAGCGACTCCTTCGTATGAGAAAACGGTGGAAGCCCTACTGAGTACTGCCATACCGAAAGAAGACAAACGGCATTGGTCGGTCCTGAAAGCGCTAGTATATGACGATGTGGGCTATGCCAGTGAGGTTCTACCAGGTGTCATCATTTCCCATGCGCGGGTACGCGAACTAAAGGAGACGATGATGTTTTTGGGTACTCACCCAGAAGGCGTCCGGCACGAAGGCAGCAACCAACCGATTCATGTAATTGTCTTACTGCTTAGTCCAGATCAAGTTTCTACCCCAGATCACCTGGCTCAACTTTCAGAAGTGGCGCGCTATTTCAGTCATGCTGAAGACAAAGATTTTGCAACGTTGGCCGGCTATCGATCAATCGAAGAACTGCGCCAATGGTTTAATCGGCGTGATGCGGCTGCCCCTGGAACTTCGGTACAATCGTTTTGA
- a CDS encoding glutathione S-transferase family protein, giving the protein MLELYQFELSHYCEKVRLILDYKGLAYRKVEVTPGIGQLDLFRLSGQRQVPVLKDGAAVIADSTRIALYLDQQYPDRPILPTDPKQRALCLLMEEWADESIGMNARKVMLGAFSQNPDLRSAALPTTAPGFLRSVVESLPREALDLLGSGAGFGGDALKVARTAMQQNLECLSTLLSEQPYLISDQPTLADFAVAGLSMYVKFPAGPYLDLPETLKGKGVPGLADNPAYLPFWQWRDRLYADYRKAVSVMGTPTDSSSRPTSIDIE; this is encoded by the coding sequence ATGTTGGAGCTATATCAGTTTGAGTTATCCCACTATTGTGAAAAAGTCCGCTTAATCCTGGATTACAAGGGGTTAGCCTATCGCAAGGTTGAAGTAACGCCCGGCATAGGGCAACTTGATTTATTTAGACTGTCTGGACAGCGGCAAGTCCCTGTCTTAAAGGACGGTGCGGCTGTAATTGCCGATTCAACCAGAATTGCTCTGTACCTCGATCAGCAATATCCCGATCGCCCCATCCTTCCCACTGATCCAAAACAGCGCGCGCTTTGTTTACTCATGGAAGAGTGGGCCGACGAGTCGATCGGCATGAATGCCCGCAAGGTCATGTTAGGAGCGTTTAGCCAAAACCCAGATTTGCGCAGTGCGGCTTTGCCTACGACGGCTCCGGGCTTTCTCAGATCTGTTGTAGAATCGCTGCCCCGTGAAGCCCTAGACCTGCTTGGAAGTGGGGCTGGATTTGGCGGAGATGCGCTAAAAGTCGCTCGTACTGCTATGCAGCAAAATTTGGAATGCTTGAGCACTCTCCTATCTGAGCAACCCTACTTAATTTCTGACCAACCCACCTTGGCTGATTTTGCAGTAGCTGGTCTCAGCATGTATGTGAAATTTCCAGCCGGTCCTTATTTGGATTTACCAGAAACCTTAAAAGGTAAGGGAGTTCCTGGGCTGGCCGACAATCCAGCCTACTTACCTTTCTGGCAATGGCGCGATCGCCTCTATGCCGACTATCGCAAAGCCGTTTCTGTGATGGGCACACCCACAGATTCTAGTTCTCGACCGACTTCGATTGATATTGAGTAG
- a CDS encoding fasciclin domain-containing protein produces MQTLNFAKLAKRAIGLASFALAGTAVALPAMAQVEGSPVESPSAEEVLTPEATELSTPDVVVPTETIESGAETLMPDTEPVDATTSTEVETVDPAETIETTETPAETEELAPTEAEAPASDELSPETTEAPNSEAPGIAAGSGTIVDVASASDTFETLVAALTEAELTEVLAGEGPFTVFAPTDEAFDALPEGTVEALLLPENRETLVKLLTYHVVPGSITSDDLSSGDVATVEGSPITVTVGEGMVMVNEASVIQPDIPASNGVIHAIDRVILPPDLQP; encoded by the coding sequence ATGCAAACACTGAACTTCGCCAAACTCGCTAAGCGTGCAATCGGTCTTGCAAGCTTTGCACTGGCAGGCACAGCAGTTGCCCTTCCAGCAATGGCTCAAGTCGAGGGTTCACCCGTTGAGTCCCCGTCTGCCGAGGAAGTTCTAACTCCAGAAGCGACTGAGCTTTCCACTCCCGATGTCGTGGTTCCCACTGAAACAATTGAATCTGGTGCAGAAACTCTAATGCCGGATACTGAACCAGTTGATGCAACAACTTCTACTGAGGTTGAAACGGTTGATCCGGCTGAAACAATAGAAACAACCGAGACACCTGCTGAAACAGAAGAATTGGCTCCAACTGAAGCAGAAGCCCCCGCATCTGATGAACTGTCCCCTGAAACCACTGAAGCTCCTAACTCAGAGGCTCCTGGCATTGCCGCTGGTTCTGGTACGATCGTCGATGTTGCGTCTGCTAGTGATACCTTTGAAACCTTGGTTGCTGCGTTGACTGAAGCTGAACTGACTGAGGTATTGGCAGGTGAAGGGCCGTTTACTGTCTTTGCACCAACTGACGAAGCGTTTGACGCCCTACCCGAAGGAACTGTAGAAGCGCTGCTGCTGCCTGAAAACCGCGAAACCTTGGTGAAACTTCTCACCTATCATGTGGTTCCCGGTTCCATTACCTCGGATGATTTGTCTTCGGGAGATGTAGCAACGGTAGAAGGCAGCCCTATTACCGTGACAGTGGGCGAAGGAATGGTCATGGTTAATGAGGCTAGCGTTATCCAACCGGATATTCCTGCCAGCAACGGTGTCATTCATGCAATCGATCGCGTGATTCTTCCCCCCGATCTACAACCGTAG
- a CDS encoding tetratricopeptide repeat protein — protein sequence MSTAMNNMDDNHQSPEFWDGQGCALCAGEQYEDAIAAFNKALALDPRYCKAWNNRGNALCGMKRYAEALAAYDKAVALQPDYHQAWFNRGLLLAEIMAYGNALESFNRAIAISPDPRYLHAKADISVKQQVFA from the coding sequence ATGAGCACAGCTATGAACAACATGGATGACAATCACCAAAGTCCAGAATTTTGGGACGGACAAGGGTGCGCCTTGTGTGCTGGTGAACAATATGAGGACGCGATCGCAGCATTTAACAAAGCATTGGCTCTTGATCCTCGCTATTGCAAAGCTTGGAACAATCGCGGTAACGCCCTCTGTGGGATGAAGCGTTATGCTGAAGCATTAGCTGCTTATGATAAAGCTGTGGCGTTGCAACCAGACTATCATCAAGCTTGGTTTAATCGCGGCTTATTGTTGGCTGAAATCATGGCCTATGGCAATGCGCTAGAGTCCTTCAATCGAGCCATTGCAATTAGCCCCGATCCACGCTATTTGCATGCCAAAGCCGATATTTCGGTGAAGCAGCAGGTGTTTGCCTAA